Sequence from the Lasioglossum baleicum chromosome 9, iyLasBale1, whole genome shotgun sequence genome:
TCATAAATTAATTCGTTGTTATAGTTTTCATTATTCGACCGATTGCTCGGCTCTGTAAGGTAAAGAAGAAATTGCCTTAATATTTTTAGGTATTGGAAGAGGACTCTTTGCCAAAAGTCGTTTGTCATGAATGTATTAAGAAGTTGGAGTATATTATTGAGTTCAGAGAGACTGTTGTGAGCGCCGAGAGTATGTTAGAATCGTACTTCACTTCGTTACGATTTTCCGAAGACTTTATGAAAGAAGGTAAGGTTTACGTAAAGAGTACAGAGAAGGATAGACCTACAACACCGGAGAGTGAAATGTTAAAGTCAATAGAAAAAGTACCGCCTACCACGGCAACTCAGATAGTTAGTAATGAACAACAAATACAGCACCAACAGCCTGTTGTTGTTAACAACATAAATGCCTCTAATATTCAAATAATCAGCGGAGTTCAAGCGAGAGTACAACAGTACAAGTGTGCTATGCAGGTTCGTAGATTAACATTGTAAGATTCGTCGGATTTTAGTGTGTATACCTAAagataattataaatttcagaTGCAGCCAGGAGGCATGGCAGCTGCTGTTGTGGAAGCAACGGCAGAGACGCATTATAGCTATCAACAACAGACTTCGCAGCAATTATCGCCTCAATCAAATGAAACTCAAAATCAAATTACAGAACAACATAGCCCGAATTCGCAAATTCAGCAACAAGTTCAAAGTCAAATACAAAATCATGGTCAAATAAATCAACAAATACAACCGCAAAGGCAAATCTCTCAACAATTGAATCAATCCGCTTCTATCCCTCAGCAACAAAATCAAACACAGGTGggtcaacaacaacaacagcagcagcagcaacaaaatCAGTCGCAGATAACGCAACAGATTCACCAATTACAAAGACAACAGAGGGAGTTCGAGAAACAGCATAGGCAACTCCAACAAATTGAGAAGGAGCAGGTACAGATCAGTGCAACGCAAGAATTTTCAATAAAACAGGAACCCCAAGGGCAAGTTGTAcatcaaaataataatataattctaaAGACAGAACCTGACGCTAAGCAAAATCAGCCAATTATTCAGAAAGTGCAATCCGAGGTCGAGAAGGATGAAAATGGAGCACAGAATGTGCAAACATTCACCACTGTACATTCTGCGCctgaagtatttttaaatttaggATTTAAGGATGCTCCATTGGTTACGCAAACTGTTCGGGAAGATTCGAAAGAGTTCAAGGGAGACGATTCAATATCTCATTCTTCAATTGGAcaaatttcagaatttctaagaATCAAATCGGGTCCCGAACCTACGTCGTTGATCACTGTGAATCCCCAAGTTATAACTCAAACTAGAGATAATCCTTGCAAAGATTGTGGCAAAACTTTCTCTTCTACGAGTCAACAAAACAGTCACAGTTGTTCTGGTTCATCATATAATGCAAGGTCTAGTTTACTTCAAACCCTTTTAACCGATGCCACTGAAAGTGGAACTAAAGAGGACCCTTTACAAactaataataattcttttagTTGTGATGTGTGTGGCAAGCCATTCAAACGGAGAGAGCATCTCTATCAACATCGAAAGTTGCATACCGGTGAACGTCCGTTTGTGTGTACCACATGTGCGAAGGCATTTAGTCGCAAAGAGCATTTAGTTAGACACTCTGTATCTCATACGGGTGAAAAAATGCACGAGTGCGAAGTGTGTGGTAAAAGCTTCTCTCGGAAGGACAACCTGCATAAACATCGTAAAACGCATGGTGTATCAGGTCCATATATCTGTGAAACTTGTGGCAAATCATTTGTGGTTAAGCATTATTATTTAATGCACTTAACAACTCATGCATCGACTACCGGAGATGATACAGACTGTCAGGATCCTTTACCATATAAGTGTGACCTTTGTCATAAGGCATTCTCTGTAAAACAATACCTTACAACTCACAAACTTAGGCATAGATCAAAAAATAGTAATAATTCTGGTCAAAACTCTGTAAATGGCCAACAACAACAAACACAGCAAGCTAATACTACAGATAATATCAATCTAGTAAGTAATGATGTTGCTAATACTGAAActttaaatgataataatggaCAGCCTGACAATGGATCGACGGTTGAGATTCAAAGTgttatagaaaaaaatgaagaacCGAATGGGTCTTTTGATCATCCTTACCATAGTAATATGCAAGAATTTCAATGAGATAAGGGGAAGCGTGTCTATTATGTTCTCTTGCCGAATGGTAACAGCCATAAGATCGTCGTCGTATAAGCAAGAGAAATTTTACGACGCGCCAACATATTTTCTTAATCAAATAAGCTTTtacttgaaaatgaattttttgtactttaataatcaatgaAATGAATTTGGATATACTGTTGTTTTCACAGTTCGTGATTTATTTGGTCACAAGGTAGCATCTTCAGTAGATTAGAagcttaaaatgaaatatattgtatatatattttgcCAATGAAGTATTACATGTACGGAATGCATGCtatgttttctataaatgcacaCTACTATTCAACATTTAAAGTAGGTGTGCGCTGCAAAATTTCAATGTATGTAGATAGTCATAAGGTTGTTTCAATACCTGAGTACATTTGTGTTTCAAGCTCCATTAACTTcggatataaaaaatattattaaactaaTATATAAttagaatattatatataaaaatattgtatacaattaattttctttaattgaTAGGATTAGAATAATATATTGAGAGCAACTAGGATTTcttgtacatttttatttaagtttaatcacaatatttgttatatatttttattaatattgtcaaaagaaattaacaatcagATTTATTTATAGCAAACTATTAAAATTGGTGTACTAAAGtactatattttattttgctttgGTGCAATATCTTTATACTTATCCACAGAATTGTTAAACATtaacaaacgaatttctttttcAACTGGTGATTGTAACAATCTATGACCactttacaaagtattttaggCTATATGATTTATAAACATAGAATACAAAACAACATCTAAGACCAAAGAAATTTATGTAATGTGTAAATTGGACGAATAATACTGAATAGAGTTACAAACATAAAATATTAATCAGGCATGGCCTAGCCTGATTAACTCCACTATATTTAAGACTTGGGTTAAGTGcgcatactatacatatatacataaatgtatatatatataataataatacatattacataatatatatactatatgatatatatatttatatatgcagTCAGTACCATAAGTATTCGTATACgctctttaaaacagtataacttttttcaaATCGGACCgaattacaattgtaaaaaagttattctgtattaaagggcgtacgaatacttatgGGACTGACTGTATTATGCATAGTACTTTATGATCTGTACAATGAGTCATTTTCTGACAAGTGAGAGTGTGCCATACAATGAGGTTTGAAATAAGTGTATGCGATACCATGATTGTCTAAAATTCCTTACATTTATAGTATATATTGACCAAAATCGTGGAAAATTAAGAGAATTTCTATGTATTGGGCCACACAATTGAATCAATTGTATTTAGATcatatgtttaattaatttataatttaattttacgaAACTTTTTCATGTAACACGATTAAGAGAACAGGGGGCAACTATATCTTCAGACAACAAATAGTTCCCATACAAAACGTATGAAATTATTGTCTATATGTATACActtattaatttttctatttcagcaCAATAAGAACAGTTCAAAGGTTTCATAGTGTTCTAATGttctaaaaatatatgttgtctattgaattatttaatttatgtacACCGTCTTCAATATATTCCACAACACATAGTAAATACGTATCAGTAACAGATATAGATAGCACAATTTTATGTTGTACGATTACAGTGCACAATGATGTGTATTgtacactgaaataaatacaacatttttggtcGAATATATTGCAAACACTTGTTATTGGATAcacagtaacaaaaattttgtttctgcaGAGATAAACATCTTAAGGTGTAAGAGAACTTTCCATAGtacaaaaaatttattttaattaccgGTCAGACTTTATTTCATCATAAAGTCTTGTACATATATACTGAAGCAGAAGTAATGAATTTAAGACTGTGTTTCTATATCACCTAGTGTTAGGTGTACGTTGGAAGTACATAGATTTATAGTAATGAAATTGTATATAACATGGTCCAGTGAGTAAGACAAAAAACTGTTAGTGCGCTGTTCCTAAGGAAATGGTATTTTCTGCGAAGCACGAGAATGCCGATACTCGAATATTGAAGTCTTGTAAAGTAAATATTGAATCCAAAGATACAGTGCTTTTATTACTTGTGTACTTCGTGCCTAATCATGAAATCCATGAAAGACAATTATTTTAAAGATTTATATTTGAAGCTAATGCAAATGTCATACTTTTTAGTAGCCCCCTGCTATGTACAACTTTGTAGCGGAATTATATTAAAACCAATGCTCAGATATAATTAATTTCCAGAATTTATACTTTTCATTTTAATCCtttataattgtatatattactAAATCAATCCTATATTTAATTATAGTATAatcaattacaaaataataatatattttttatttaaattttcccaTATGTATACTTCATTGACATGTactgtaaaattttatttaacttaacagtatattaaatatatattgaaaaagATACATGCACCGAAATTCAGTAACCCTTTGAAAATTTATCGATAACACTGCGATTATCGAAAATTCTCAATTTTCATATCGTTCCTATAATAGATgataataaaacagaaaaaaaaaataataacaacTGATGTTACTTCAAAtccatttttattgaataaacagtaTCATGTTTAATTACCTAATCTATGAATTATAACATTCTGTTTATGCTCAAATGTTATGTATTTGAACACGACAAACATCTCATGAAATAGTAGATgtctaaaattattatttcgggAATATCACAAATTGAAtggtataaatcgtgatcaaaCGTTTGCTTTAATTTAAATGACGGTTAAGTAACTATATAGTTTGAAGTATACATTTCTCGATCAATTACATTTCATTCAATACTATACTTCGAAAATACGTGTTGTGAGAAACAtatatgatatatgtatatataggaacaaaaagaagaaaaagagaaacaaaattaaGTATCGTGCTGATCCCATGGATTTGAGTGTACAGCAACACTACGTAATACTTCTATAATGTGAGAAGTGTTAAATATTAagcattgaataaaaatattaatagtaataatataatattttgggAATTTTGAACACTGCTTGTTTATTACTTATGTACAATACTTTATGTACGGTACTATAAACACATTGTTATAGCAAAAATTCTTAAAACAAACGAAATACTTCGAACAATTAGGGAATTTAATTGATGAACCTCTCCtttacaaaaaaaagaaactaaTATACACATTATTAACCAAAGCATACACCACATTAAGTTTGGAACCCTGCTCAATTTAATACTATATCTTTTTGGAAGATCATTTTGAAAGAccattataatatatatgttatCTATTCTTACACAATTTTCATACTGGAATGCAAATAAAGACAAGTTCACCGAAATACTTCGATTACATTACGTGTGTATACATTGGCTGAATATTATCATCAACGTAATAAAAATACATGATTTTCCTTTCGTGTTATGTATCGTATCGTTGCACGAGCatactttttaatgaaacaatATAGGCACTGCACATATAAGTACCTTTGCCTTATCGAACGAAGAAGCAAAAGCACCAGTTCTTTGTGAGATATCATTATTTACGGTGATTTTTCTTTAAAGAGCCTCGTATCGATATCATTTAAAACattacaatatatatgtatatgtataacggTATGTAATACTtctgtgaaaccaggtattaagTGATCAAGCAAAAGTTCGATCAATCTCAGTGTCTATCGACTCGGTCTCTGTACAAATTGTACTTTGTTCGTCACATTATGCAAAATACCAAAAGCCTAACAGAGAAAAAGAGGGGGAAAAAAGAGCAAATATTCGCGTAGCCAGTAGACTTTTCAATATTATTTAGACATACTTAAATAAAAGAGATTTCGATAAACCTTTACAGTAACAATATATTCACCGAGAATGtttggaaaattgtatttcacgtAGATGTATCTACAATCGAAACGTTGGCGATCTGAGAACGTACGCATATACATCAAGTAATACACTAAACATAGTTGAGCGTTGTTGAGTTTTTTTTGTTTTCACTTTTCAATCCGCATTTATACCCTGCTGTAAGTTATAGTTCCCCGGGCGCCAACGCAATCAAGCACAATCAATGTGATCTAATGAAAATATAGGGACGTAATATATACTCTGATCATTCGTACAAATTTATACTGATATGATTTTCTTTGTTCTATTGCAATGCCGTACTTAAGAAATAGCGTTTCATTTGGCATCTTTCGGTGGCGACAACGCTTCCGACGCCGCGTTGTTTAAACTACATGCAGTTTTGTTATCGTTCGAGGCTTTCTCACTCTGTACCGTAATAGGTGCGAGTTCCGTGTTCGTTAGGGTTTCTTCATTTAAGGTTTCTCTGAAatatacaaatattgtatgCTTTTATAATTAGTAGACAATACTACAAATATATCTGTATGAATTACCTGCTATCTGAAATTTCAGGGATTTCACTTGAATTTGCATTCCtatcagcagcagcagcagcggcgGTAGCAGCAGGAGCAAGAACAGGAACAGAATCTGGAATTGGGGCAGGAACAGAAGCAGGAACTGGGGCAGGATCAGGGACAGAAGCTGGAATAGGGGCAGGAACAGGAGCAGTTGCGAGATCAGGCGCAGAATCAGAAGCTGGAGTAAGGGCAGGAGCAAGAGTTGGAGCAGGAACAGGAGAAGGAGCAAGAGCTGGAGCAGAAGGAGGAGCGGGAGAAGGAGCAACAGctggagaaggagaaggagtaAGAGCTGGAGCAGAAGAAGGAGCAGCAGCTGGAGCAGGAGAAGGAGCAACAGCTGGAGCAGGAGAAGGAGCTGGAGCAGAAGAAGGAGCAACAGCTGGAGCAGGAGAAGGAGCAACAGCTGGAgcaggagaaggagaaggagcaACAGCTGTAGGAGGAGAAGAAGCAAGAACTGGAGCAGGAGGAGCAAGAgctggaggaggagaaggagcaaGAACTGGAgcaggagaaggagcagaagcAACAGCAGAAACAACAGAATACGAATTCTCCTCGATACTTGTTTGATTCGCATTCGATTTTGTGTTTGAAATAGTACTATCAGCAGTATTTTCAACTTTCACTTGACCAGTCTCAACAACTTCTACCACCGGTGCAGCTAAAGTTTCTGCTACAGTTTCTTCTTTACTCGAACCCGTTGTTAAAGGCTGTCGCTGTCGTTCCTCTTCTTCTACTTCATCTTCATCATCTtctccctcttcttcttcttcctcgtcttcgtcgtcttcttcctcttcttcttctccttgaaATTCATCGCCTAATTTGGTATCAAAATTTGCCCAACCAGTAGAATCAGCTACTGCGTCTGAAGGTGCACTATCCCATGGGTTCACTTCAGGAAGTGTATTACCGGTAGATAACGGTTCAGTTGAATCCCAAGCTAACATAATGATATTAACAGCTGTGAGAAAATATTTCTCTCAAATACGAAAagttgaaatatttataaaaagctTTACGAAAGAACTCTTTTAAGAAAAATAAACGATTTCGAAGAACACCACAAACCTTCGTCATCTTCGTCAAACGAATTTGAATCGTTACAATGCTGTTTCCCTGTCCAAACTttctctacaacagtttgaaaaGTAAGCTCGCCTTCGTCGCCCCATTCTGCTCCCGCGCTACAGTCTTCTAAACCAATTTTTTGTTTCTCCTCACATAtctataaataattattcattCGGTTAACGAACTGAAGAtattgaaaattgatatttctcTACATATGGTATAGCACTCTGTACCTTATTGAACATGTCTTCTTTGTCTTCGTAATCTTCGCTGACAGTAAAGGCCAACGTTGTTAATTGGTCAACCTTGTCTctataataatatgtttcatttttttttgtaagaACACAAGTGTTTGGATGACACGGTGATAATACCTTACAATCTTGTACTGTACCCAGAGTTCTTTAAACTATGTATTTACAGTACGAGTTCAAAGTAATTATATACACGCCAAGTTATAATGTAAAGTACTTACTGAAATTTGTAATCGCTACAATTAAATTCGCTATTCTTAAAGCCAAAGTTTTCGATAAACTGCGGTGTCATATGTTGGCCCACATAGTTGTTGTAAAGCTATTTGTGTTATAGAATAATTGtgttatagaataaaataaacaGTTTCGGATTGACTTACTTACTTAATAGTACGAATAGGGTACTAACTTGCTCGACTTCTTGAGGATAAGAACTGTACCCATCTGGATTTTCGCAGGATAATTGAGCATTGCCACTCtaaaaatgttgcatttcatTCAATTAATATGATAATGAAGACAACACTGTGTAAGCATAGCCTTGTAAGAATCGAAGAGTAGATAAATTGATTTGTGAAAAATTGTAACCTACCAGAAGTGTTTGATGAGTCTCGTTAACTTTTGCTAAATCCGTATTCACAAGGTTTTTCCATTTGTTAAGACACTTACGTGATAAATTAGCCTTCAGAAATTTATCTAAGTTTACGCTCTTCTTACGTTGGTTAACGATAttatttgcaatatttattaaatggcCCATATATCCCTCTCTAACGCCATTCTCCGAATATCTAAAATATAGgtaacaatattattgatcaaAAACATCTTCGTAGTCCCGTAAAATAAGataaacattattatattaCTGTTCAACATactgtttattattattcttgtcCCATGCGTctaaaatttgatctattaaTCTGCATTcgataaatatctgaaagttcGTTTGTCATTGATTTCATAATGTGTCTTTCTCTTTCATTCTGTAGTTTTGCCACTAATTAGAATACTTACATTAGCATAAATAATGTCATTTGCATCCTTAAAATCACAATTAATAGCTAAAGCCAGGCACGATTGTACTTGAGTGTGTAGGAAATTGTTCcatgtatatttaaaaaataaatcctTGAAGAAAACAGGAGTTTGTATATAGTGTAACTTGAACCGTTACGATATTTCATTATGTTCTACAatcagtagtagtagtagtagtagttaaGTATTATCTCACCAGTAACGTTTGGAATGTTCCTAGTTCTATCAAGGTCtcataaatttttacattttctacCGTCAATAGCGCAGCGAACAACTTTGCAACATGTATACGAGTATTACCTAATGGACATTCTAACACTCCTACAGTTGTTTTAACAGGAGGCTTCTGCAACAGTagaagatatatatttttaaaaaatattatctaTTACGTATAGGATACCTATATGTATATACCTATATCTATACCGTTTACTTGTACACTTACATAAGGTGGATCTAATAAAACTTTGTGAAGTTGCTCCAAGTAAGGCAGATTCGCATTCGAAATTTTTACACGTTGTTCCTTATCTGTGGCCTCATCCCCAATACCATTACCATGGACATCTCCTTCGTTTAATGCACTGATACAGAAGAAACATTCTTGGTTTTAGTGTATTCGATTCTTCGTAGCACAAtggatatgtatacatatatgaagaaCAGCAGCTGCATGCTTACTTGTTACTTTTTTTGTCTAAAAGCGTGAGAAGTACTTGGATTCCTCCGACAATGCTACTTTCCAAGTGCTCTCCGGTTAAGATAGTTTCTAACAGTAGACTCACCGTATCCGACCTACAAAACAGAAAACGACATCCTTTAAACGAAGAAACTTTGTCTTATTTCCTTTTGATTTAATCTACTTACGATTCAAGAGTATTTAAGATAGGATCTGGATCGGTattttttgtagatgtatgttGATTTTCTCTCGTAACGCTTATCATATCGCAAAGTAATTGTGCAGCGTTTGCATGCTTACTCGATTCAGAATTAGGAGACAATAGTTTGACCAACCTTTGCACTAAGTGTTGACTATCTAACCACTGTCAAAGCAAACATATATATACATCAGTTTTTGTATAAAACAATGTAACAGAGCCAGCTCTaatgaaaaataatgtaaaatatcaTTGCTCACATTTAATACATATTGCCGTATGTCGTTGCCTTCCACCTGAGTAACCAATTTTAGTACCAGGTCCATAATTGCGGAAGTTTCTAAATGTTGCAAAAGCAGATTGACGCATGtttcgcgatttatcaaaaattctaaaaccTGTAAACAAGTGAACTGATACGAGTACCAGTTCtggtaaaaaagattaaattgtAGAATTTGTATGTGTGTGTTACAAACAAATGTAATGTTAATTCTATAATTAACTTGAACTCTACGTAAAGAAACTGcagattaatttttaatcacctGATCTGTTTTACGGGCGATCAGTACTGCGATAGTTTTACTAAAAAATGATGCTAACAAAGGATTTAATGGCTGGTCCGTGTCGATAAACGAGTACAGTTTTGCCAAAAGTGCTTCGTTGCCTGaaatatatacacatacatatattgtcTGTACTGTAATCTCTTTTCTATCTTTTCCATCTTTGCTTTACTTGAATACTCACCTGCTAATTTCTCATTTAAAGTTGGTATATCGCAAGTTAGTAATTCGCAAGCTAAACTTGGATATTTGTAGCGGGAACGTTCCTCTATATCTGTCGATGGTTCCTTGGTTGTAAGTGTTATCAATTGTTCCATTACATCTGATCTAGTTAGACTGGAaataataatatcgtagagtCGATTTGAAAACAGCAGTTGgcagttgatgaattttattttcctttttacTTACTATTCCACAAGTTTTTTATTTTGGCTTTTACATTCTATCAATATATCGTCTTCATCCATCacttcatataaagtaacatcctaaaatcgtaattacgattacattttcaatttcgttGAATGTCGATGAAATGTCTGGGAGTCATAGAAACTGATATTTTACAAATTCCATGAAACGTACAATAGTATAATGGAAAATCTTCCAACAACGTCTATCGTTGTGTCATCTATGTACGTTCGATTGTGTTCTTAATCGttgtttttaattatgtttacaAAGACCCAGGGAAATGATGTTGGGGAAAGGTAAGGGGAATTGACTATATAAAATAATGCAAAAGCATAACTGTAATCTTGTGTAACGATATTATCAGCAAAGATAAAGGCAATAATGCAAAGGGTATATCTTAGAATGAATTTTTGATTGGTTGTTAACATTTGCAAACCAGCAACCAGCAGAATTAtaattctccctctctctctctctcgttctctctctctctttctgtataGACGGAAAATAAATTTACTTACCTCCTTATCAAGGAGTGCCTCCATATTAGGCGATGTCACGTAATTCTTAGCCCAAAACATGATGCGGTCGTTTGTTTCGTCTTTGCTTCGACTACAGTACGATTAATCGGACGCGAAACTGATCACAACATTGAAGTAGTGGCCACTAAAAAAATAACGTAATACTTCGCGAGAAGGAGAGCCAACTAACATCGCATGGACACGTATTAGAACGATGACGCTGTCTACAATTGCAGTGACAATTGCTGCAACAGCCAAAATAcaacaaataaaatatgcttCTTTTCCCTTGAAAATGAAACTGATTTTAAAATGTCACCTTTTCTCCCAAAAGCAGAACTCTCGAGGATTGTTTTAACTTTGACGTTTGCTGCAGAAGC
This genomic interval carries:
- the LOC143212215 gene encoding uncharacterized protein LOC143212215 isoform X2, with the protein product MSGYRRVNYYELCRLCTSSEGNKMNIFREEGRRRQLQSKIQACLPIQVLEEDSLPKVVCHECIKKLEYIIEFRETVVSAESMLESYFTSLRFSEDFMKEGKVYVKSTEKDRPTTPESEMLKSIEKVPPTTATQIVSNEQQIQHQQPVVVNNINASNIQIISGVQARVQQYKCAMQMQPGGMAAAVVEATAETHYSYQQQTSQQLSPQSNETQNQITEQHSPNSQIQQQVQSQIQNHGQINQQIQPQRQISQQLNQSASIPQQQNQTQVGQQQQQQQQQQNQSQITQQIHQLQRQQREFEKQHRQLQQIEKEQVQISATQEFSIKQEPQGQVVHQNNNIILKTEPDAKQNQPIIQKVQSEVEKDENGAQNVQTFTTVHSAPEVFLNLGFKDAPLVTQTVREDSKEFKGDDSISHSSIGQISEFLRIKSGPEPTSLITVNPQVITQTRDNPCKDCGKTFSSTSQQNSHSCSGSSYNASCDVCGKPFKRREHLYQHRKLHTGERPFVCTTCAKAFSRKEHLVRHSVSHTGEKMHECEVCGKSFSRKDNLHKHRKTHGVSGPYICETCGKSFVVKHYYLMHLTTHASTTGDDTDCQDPLPYKCDLCHKAFSVKQYLTTHKLRHRSKNSNNSGQNSVNGQQQQTQQANTTDNINLVSNDVANTETLNDNNGQPDNGSTVEIQSVIEKNEEPNGSFDHPYHSNMQEFQ
- the LOC143212215 gene encoding uncharacterized protein LOC143212215 isoform X4 is translated as MLESYFTSLRFSEDFMKEGKVYVKSTEKDRPTTPESEMLKSIEKVPPTTATQIVSNEQQIQHQQPVVVNNINASNIQIISGVQARVQQYKCAMQMQPGGMAAAVVEATAETHYSYQQQTSQQLSPQSNETQNQITEQHSPNSQIQQQVQSQIQNHGQINQQIQPQRQISQQLNQSASIPQQQNQTQVGQQQQQQQQQQNQSQITQQIHQLQRQQREFEKQHRQLQQIEKEQVQISATQEFSIKQEPQGQVVHQNNNIILKTEPDAKQNQPIIQKVQSEVEKDENGAQNVQTFTTVHSAPEVFLNLGFKDAPLVTQTVREDSKEFKGDDSISHSSIGQISEFLRIKSGPEPTSLITVNPQVITQTRDNPCKDCGKTFSSTSQQNSHSCSGSSYNARSSLLQTLLTDATESGTKEDPLQTNNNSFSCDVCGKPFKRREHLYQHRKLHTGERPFVCTTCAKAFSRKEHLVRHSVSHTGEKMHECEVCGKSFSRKDNLHKHRKTHGVSGPYICETCGKSFVVKHYYLMHLTTHASTTGDDTDCQDPLPYKCDLCHKAFSVKQYLTTHKLRHRSKNSNNSGQNSVNGQQQQTQQANTTDNINLVSNDVANTETLNDNNGQPDNGSTVEIQSVIEKNEEPNGSFDHPYHSNMQEFQ
- the LOC143212215 gene encoding uncharacterized protein LOC143212215 isoform X3; its protein translation is MSGYRRVNYYELCRLCTSSEGNKMNIFREEGRRRQLQSKIQACLPIQVLEEDSLPKVVCHECIKKLEYIIEFRETVVSAESMLESYFTSLRFSEDFMKEGKVYVKSTEKDRPTTPESEMLKSIEKVPPTTATQIVSNEQQIQHQQPVVVNNINASNIQIISGVQARVQQYKCAMQMQPGGMAAAVVEATAETHYSYQQQTSQQLSPQSNETQNQITEQHSPNSQIQQQVQSQIQNHGQINQQIQPQRQISQQLNQSASIPQQQNQTQVGQQQQQQQQQQNQSQITQQIHQLQRQQREFEKQHRQLQQIEKEQTEPDAKQNQPIIQKVQSEVEKDENGAQNVQTFTTVHSAPEVFLNLGFKDAPLVTQTVREDSKEFKGDDSISHSSIGQISEFLRIKSGPEPTSLITVNPQVITQTRDNPCKDCGKTFSSTSQQNSHSCSGSSYNARSSLLQTLLTDATESGTKEDPLQTNNNSFSCDVCGKPFKRREHLYQHRKLHTGERPFVCTTCAKAFSRKEHLVRHSVSHTGEKMHECEVCGKSFSRKDNLHKHRKTHGVSGPYICETCGKSFVVKHYYLMHLTTHASTTGDDTDCQDPLPYKCDLCHKAFSVKQYLTTHKLRHRSKNSNNSGQNSVNGQQQQTQQANTTDNINLVSNDVANTETLNDNNGQPDNGSTVEIQSVIEKNEEPNGSFDHPYHSNMQEFQ
- the LOC143212215 gene encoding uncharacterized protein LOC143212215 isoform X1, with the translated sequence MSGYRRVNYYELCRLCTSSEGNKMNIFREEGRRRQLQSKIQACLPIQVLEEDSLPKVVCHECIKKLEYIIEFRETVVSAESMLESYFTSLRFSEDFMKEGKVYVKSTEKDRPTTPESEMLKSIEKVPPTTATQIVSNEQQIQHQQPVVVNNINASNIQIISGVQARVQQYKCAMQMQPGGMAAAVVEATAETHYSYQQQTSQQLSPQSNETQNQITEQHSPNSQIQQQVQSQIQNHGQINQQIQPQRQISQQLNQSASIPQQQNQTQVGQQQQQQQQQQNQSQITQQIHQLQRQQREFEKQHRQLQQIEKEQVQISATQEFSIKQEPQGQVVHQNNNIILKTEPDAKQNQPIIQKVQSEVEKDENGAQNVQTFTTVHSAPEVFLNLGFKDAPLVTQTVREDSKEFKGDDSISHSSIGQISEFLRIKSGPEPTSLITVNPQVITQTRDNPCKDCGKTFSSTSQQNSHSCSGSSYNARSSLLQTLLTDATESGTKEDPLQTNNNSFSCDVCGKPFKRREHLYQHRKLHTGERPFVCTTCAKAFSRKEHLVRHSVSHTGEKMHECEVCGKSFSRKDNLHKHRKTHGVSGPYICETCGKSFVVKHYYLMHLTTHASTTGDDTDCQDPLPYKCDLCHKAFSVKQYLTTHKLRHRSKNSNNSGQNSVNGQQQQTQQANTTDNINLVSNDVANTETLNDNNGQPDNGSTVEIQSVIEKNEEPNGSFDHPYHSNMQEFQ